One window of the Diospyros lotus cultivar Yz01 chromosome 12, ASM1463336v1, whole genome shotgun sequence genome contains the following:
- the LOC127786691 gene encoding pentatricopeptide repeat-containing protein At4g19440, chloroplastic has translation MHVCMCSQMNLRRLSVTKPYPIFSRINRPLTCVTSTAPRLHNQSEQLEKQPEPIDQSLLAWVTSLLSKQSLDSSKCTDILTRLSPYQFDTLFFHIRFSANPKTVLHFFHFASESCGYRFNLRSYCLLIRLLIFSNLVAPARLLLIRLIDRKLPVSFNDIKNRHLELATALADLNSVSESALGVQTFDLLIHVYSTQFRDIGFSTALHVFRLLASRGLYPSLKTCNFVLSALVKANELEKSYEVFEIICRGVLPDVYLFSTAINAFCKGLKIKDAMALFLKMEKMGIAPNVVTYNNIIHGLCKIGELDKAFELKENMIKKNVKPSMITYSVLINGLMKLGKYDEANFFLNEMLGEGFVPNEVVYNTLIDGYCKMGNIKNALNVRDAMVSKGFDPNSVTFNSLIQGFCKVNQMEEAEKILEEMLSGGLSINPGSFTSVIHWLCMKSRFDSALRLIWEMLLRQLRPSERLMTKLVGGLCKEGKHSEAVNLWFRLLENQFAPNTITSNALIHGLCEAGNMPEAARLLKVMLEQGLLLDRTTYNSLILGFCKDGKVERGFKLREEMLKQGIQPDIVTYNFLMNGLCNVGKMDEAVDLWNECKRNNLVPNVRTYGVLIDGFCKAKRIEEAKNLFDELLGQNIELNSVVYNTLISAYCKNGNMVEAFRLRDDMKSRGIPLTPATYSSLIHGFCNICQIEKARYLIQEMQKEGLFPDVICYTALIGGCCKLGQMDEVKIFLQEMSSYDINPNKITYTVMIDGYCKSGDMKEAARLLTEMTEKGIVPDAITFNTLINGYCKEGKVEEGFKLCSQMAQQGVALDEITYTTLIDGCQKLSTATNREQSGNF, from the coding sequence atgcatgtatgtatgtgctCGCAAATGAATCTGAGGAGGCTTTCGGTAACCAAACCCTATCCAATATTCTCGCGAATCAACCGTCCTCTAACTTGCGTCACTTCCACTGCCCCACGGCTACACAACCAATCGGAGCAGTTAGAGAAGCAACCGGAGCCGATTGATCAGAGCCTTCTCGCCTGGGTAACCTCGCTCCTATCTAAGCAATCTCTAGACTCTTCTAAATGTACAGACATTCTAACTCGTTTGTCTCCATACCAATTCGATACGCTTTTCTTCCACATTCGCTTCTCTGCGAACCCAAAAACTGTGTTGCATTTCTTCCATTTTGCGTCTGAATCTTGTGGGTATAGGTTCAATTTGAGGTCCTATTGTCTTTTGATTCGTTTGCTTATTTTTTCGAATTTGGTTGCACCCGCTCGGTTGCTTTTGATTCGGTTAATTGATCGCAAGCTGCCCGTTTCCTTTAACGACATTAAGAATAGGCATCTCGAGTTAGCCACTGCATTGGCTGATTTGAATTCTGTTTCTGAGTCGGCTCTTGGTGTTCAGACATTTGATCTGTTGATTCATGTTTACTCTACTCAGTTTCGAGATATTGGTTTTAGTACCGCATTGCATGTGTTCCGGTTGTTGGCAAGTAGGGGTCTGTATCCCTCTTTGAAGACTTGTAACTTTGTGTTGAGTGCTCTTGTAAAGGCTAATGAGCTTGAGAAGAGCTACGAGGTGTTTGAAATTATTTGCCGAGGTGTTCTACCAGATGTTTATTTGTTTAGTACTGCAATTAATGCGTTCTGTAAAGGATTAAAGATTAAAGATGCAATGGCGTTGTTTCTCAAAATGGAGAAGATGGGTATTGCTCCAAACGTTGTTACATATAATAACATTATTCATGGGCTTTGTAAGATTGGAGAACTAGACAAGGCTTTTGAGTTAAAAGAGAATATGATAAAGAAAAATGTGAAGCCAAGCATGATAACGTACAGTGTCCTTATTAATGGATTGATGAAATTGGGAAAATATGATgaggccaatttttttttgaatgaaatgTTGGGGGAAGGTTTTGTCCCAAATGAGGTTGTTTATAACACACTGATTGATGGGTACTGCAAAATGGGAAATATCAAAAATGCACTGAACGTGAGGGATGCTATGGTGTCCAAGGGCTTCGATCCCAATTCAGTTACTTTCAACTCACTTATCCAAGGTTTCTGTAAGGTTAATCAGATGGAGGAAGCGGAGAAGATTTTGGAGGAGATGCTATCAGGGGGCTTATCCATAAATCCTGGTTCCTTTACGTCAGTTATTCACTGGCTCTGTATGAAATCTAGGTTTGACTCTGCGTTGAGATTAATTTGGGAAATGCTATTGAGACAGTTGAGGCCGAGTGAGAGGTTGATGACCAAATTAGTTGGTGGGCTTTGTAAGGAGGGAAAGCATTCAGAGGCTGTTAATCTCTGGTTTAGGCTACTGGAGAATCAGTTTGCTCCTAATACAATCACCTCGAATGCTCTTATTCATGGCCTTTGTGAAGCAGGCAACATGCCCGAGGCTGCAAGGCTTCTCAAAGTGATGCTAGAGCAAGGTCTGCTATTGGATAGGACTACATACAACTCGCTTATTTTGGGTTTTTGCAAAGATGGTAAGGTTGAAAGAGGTTTTAAGCTAAGGGAAGAGATGTTAAAGCAAGGAATTCAACCAGACATTGTCACTTACAACTTCTTGATGAATGGGCTATGTAATGTGGGAAAGATGGATGAAGCTGTAGACCTTTGGAATGAGTGCAAAAGGAATAATCTGGTTCCAAATGTTCGTACATATGGAGTCTTGATAGATGGATTTTGTAAGGCTAAGAGAATTGAAGAGGCAAAAAATCTCTTTGACGAGTTGCTCGGGCAGAATATTGAACTAAATTCCGTTGTTTATAATACACTTATTAGTGCTTACTGTAAAAATGGTAATATGGTGGAAGCCTTTAGGCTCCGGGATGACATGAAAAGTAGGGGCATTCCATTGACTCCTGCCACATATTCTTCTTTGATACATGGATTCTGCAATATTTGCCAAATTGAGAAGGCAAGATACCTTATCCAGGAAATGCAAAAGGAGGGATTGTTTCCAGATGTCATTTGCTATACTGCTCTTATTGGTGGTTGTTGTAAACTTGGTCAGATGGATGAAGTGAAAATCTTTTTGCAGGAGATGTCATCATATGACATAAACCCTAATAAAATTACTTACACCGTAATGATTGATGGGTATTGTAAATCTGGTGATATGAAAGAAGCTGCAAGGCTTCTCACAGAGATGACAGAAAAGGGCATTGTCCCAGATGCTATCACTTTTAACACATTGATCAATGGGTATTGCAAAGAAGGTAAGGTAGAGGAAGGCTTTAAATTATGCAGTCAAATGGCTCAGCAAGGAGTAGCTTTAGATGAAATCACATACACCACACTGATTGATGGGTGTCAGAAGCTGTCTACTGCTACAAATCGAGAACAATCAGGGAACTTTTAA